A stretch of the Planktothricoides raciborskii GIHE-MW2 genome encodes the following:
- a CDS encoding DUF4384 domain-containing protein — MKTLQQLYDEYEGDFIDAMINRFKFSGKKELVFRNRFIKDNDGCLHQKLAQDYKKHLIDDESQDAGQIFRQTLAAICDKLEEMGCQPSKGADRWKNCRYWLREVMFKEWAKEQGLIGPGPEPPDTEQCWQELKEKVNTTTGLTVEIPALSNMGARPNRQRQEIPFKSNLIYRVDSPKTGHLILFEREPNGTIVCLCPSEFAPSSYHAGKETVLPHPDSEYQYFGSDELGWEQLVAVITPELPHFQWLEDSRKEALEVNQDHLAGLLDYVNGQPNAEVLYTEYLVVNA; from the coding sequence GATTTTATCGATGCCATGATTAATCGCTTTAAATTTTCGGGAAAAAAAGAATTAGTTTTTCGTAATCGCTTTATTAAAGATAATGATGGCTGTCTTCATCAAAAACTAGCCCAGGATTATAAAAAACATCTAATTGATGATGAATCCCAAGATGCCGGTCAAATTTTCCGGCAAACCTTAGCCGCAATTTGTGACAAGCTGGAAGAAATGGGATGTCAACCCAGTAAAGGTGCGGATCGCTGGAAAAATTGCCGCTACTGGTTGCGCGAGGTAATGTTTAAAGAATGGGCAAAAGAACAGGGTTTAATTGGACCTGGCCCGGAACCGCCGGATACTGAACAATGTTGGCAGGAATTAAAGGAAAAAGTTAATACAACAACCGGCTTAACGGTGGAAATACCCGCCCTGTCGAATATGGGTGCAAGACCGAACCGCCAACGCCAAGAAATTCCGTTTAAAAGTAATTTAATTTATCGGGTTGATTCTCCGAAAACGGGACATTTAATATTATTTGAACGGGAACCTAACGGCACGATCGTTTGTTTATGTCCCTCGGAATTTGCCCCGTCATCCTACCATGCAGGGAAAGAGACGGTGTTACCCCATCCCGACTCCGAGTATCAATATTTTGGCTCCGATGAGCTAGGATGGGAACAACTGGTTGCAGTGATTACTCCTGAATTACCGCATTTTCAGTGGTTGGAAGATAGTCGCAAGGAAGCGTTAGAAGTGAATCAAGACCATTTAGCCGGACTGTTGGACTATGTGAATGGTCAACCTAACGCTGAGGTATTATATACGGAATATTTGGTTGTTAATGCTTAA
- a CDS encoding CHAT domain-containing tetratricopeptide repeat protein, which translates to MDFFNQLAKGLSQGWNTFSQEMEWLALNQQVNQLYHQGNFNEAIVIAKQALTLAKSLHPGDHPDVATSLNNLGELYNSQGRYTEAEPLYKQALEMTKRLFTGDHPNVATSLNNLAALYNSQARYAEAEPLCLHALTMRKRLFNGDHPDVAQSLNNLAYLYHSQARDSEAEPLYKQALQMRKRLFNGDHPDVAQSLNNLATLYKSQGRYSEAEPLHKQALEMRKRLFTGDHPNVATSLNNLAEIYHSQGHYSKAEPLYKQALEMTKRLFNGDHPYVATSLNNLAYLYKSQGRYAEAEPLYKQALEMTKRLFNGDHPDVAISLNNLAYLYKSQARYAEAEPLCIQALEMTKRLFQGDHADVALSLNNLAALYDSQGRYTEAEPLYKQALEMRKRLFKGQHSYLADSLNNLAFLYKSQGRYSEAEPLYKQALQMRKRLFNGDHPDVAISLNNLAELYYSQGRYAEAEPLYKQALEMTKRLFNGDHPYVGTSLNNLAELYRTQGRYADAEPLHKQALEMRKRLFSSDHPDVAGSLNNLALLLIATNQPQEAFDKMQEAIEMETRLIRRNFAFSSEQERLQSIKNNRPSFDAFLSLVSQYFSDSPEQVQKALDVVLNRKSLTAAALAAFNFAIHSQRYAHLKPLFNDLQSKQQQLYHRRYNPPLPEPEQPIELYRIRLRNYQKDIAELEQQCQQLEKQLSAEVPEIRLDHQTLDRRAVALELPPNTVLVEYVRFDRYNFTAPKGEKWQSAEYWAFILPAQKPDAVQMIPLGPAQPIDNLIEKVRKVLSLENPPSTMARGGAKKGSQTQLNPYEYHPQEPNALREKIFSPLVYILQNYQNILIAPDSELSLIPFGVLPVDETGQQLLRDKYQISYLSSGRDVLRWKLETDRKASESLIIANPNFDYPNPPSLTKSPTEGLTKSGVYHSTKPVLKSLSAEGFDPLPETEPLAQTIAKKLNIPNLYLGDKALETLFSQTSCPRFLLIATHGDYEAEDPYFKLTYQLLNCPSEEEANNQISQNRDLVNPQLLLVMETQAETFVKQGKQDHAQWLRNFAEKVSEEYKISRAPNPIENPFNRFAVAPGNNAMIRGYLAFAGANTWRKGQSLPLEAGKGRLLAQDIAGIDLWENELTILIACQTGLGDVQSGEGVFGLRRAFAVAGCKALIMSLWSVPTRVSLLLMDEFLNHVQQGLGKRESLVKAQNYIRNLTIHKLQELNLTGDRDILGEFKDKRMLSQEFMDNNPDYKLLSHPYFWGAWISQGEL; encoded by the coding sequence ATGGATTTTTTTAATCAATTGGCTAAAGGTTTAAGTCAGGGTTGGAATACCTTTTCGCAAGAAATGGAGTGGTTGGCGCTTAATCAACAAGTTAATCAGCTTTATCATCAGGGTAATTTCAATGAAGCCATAGTCATTGCTAAACAAGCATTAACTTTAGCGAAATCCCTTCACCCAGGCGACCATCCTGATGTGGCAACCAGTTTGAATAACTTGGGAGAACTCTACAACTCCCAGGGACGCTACACGGAAGCTGAACCTCTCTACAAACAGGCATTAGAGATGACAAAACGCCTATTTACAGGCGACCATCCTAATGTAGCAACCAGTCTGAATAACTTGGCAGCACTCTACAACTCCCAAGCACGCTACGCGGAAGCTGAACCTCTCTGTCTACATGCATTAACAATGAGAAAACGCCTATTTAATGGCGATCATCCTGATGTGGCACAAAGTCTGAATAACTTGGCATATCTCTACCACTCCCAAGCACGCGACTCTGAAGCTGAACCTCTCTACAAACAGGCATTACAGATGAGAAAACGCCTATTTAATGGCGATCATCCTGATGTGGCACAAAGTCTGAATAACTTGGCAACACTCTACAAATCCCAAGGACGCTACTCTGAGGCTGAACCTCTCCACAAACAGGCATTAGAGATGAGAAAACGCCTATTTACAGGCGACCATCCTAATGTGGCAACCAGTCTGAATAACTTGGCAGAAATCTACCATTCCCAAGGACACTACTCTAAGGCTGAACCTCTCTACAAACAGGCATTAGAGATGACAAAACGCCTATTTAATGGCGACCATCCCTATGTGGCAACCAGTCTGAATAACTTGGCATATCTCTACAAATCCCAAGGACGCTACGCCGAAGCTGAACCTCTTTACAAGCAGGCATTAGAGATGACAAAACGCCTATTTAATGGCGACCATCCTGATGTGGCAATCAGTCTGAATAACTTGGCATATCTCTACAAATCCCAAGCACGCTACGCCGAAGCTGAACCTCTCTGCATACAGGCATTAGAGATGACAAAACGCCTATTTCAAGGCGATCATGCTGATGTGGCACTCAGTCTGAATAACTTGGCAGCACTCTATGATTCTCAAGGACGCTACACAGAAGCTGAACCTCTCTACAAACAGGCTTTAGAGATGAGAAAACGTCTCTTTAAAGGCCAGCATTCTTATCTAGCAGACAGTCTAAATAACTTGGCATTCCTCTACAAGTCCCAAGGACGCTATTCTGAAGCTGAACCTCTCTACAAACAGGCATTACAGATGAGAAAACGCCTATTTAATGGCGACCATCCTGATGTGGCAATCAGTCTGAATAACTTGGCAGAACTTTACTACTCCCAAGGACGCTACGCGGAAGCTGAACCTCTCTACAAACAGGCGTTAGAGATGACAAAACGCCTATTTAATGGCGACCATCCCTATGTAGGAACCAGTCTGAATAACTTGGCAGAACTTTACAGAACCCAAGGACGCTACGCGGATGCTGAACCTCTGCACAAACAGGCGTTAGAGATGAGAAAACGCCTATTTTCTAGCGACCATCCTGATGTGGCAGGCAGTCTGAATAACTTGGCATTACTCTTAATTGCTACAAACCAGCCCCAAGAAGCATTTGATAAAATGCAAGAAGCCATTGAAATGGAGACTCGCTTGATCCGTCGTAATTTTGCTTTTAGTTCAGAACAAGAACGACTGCAATCAATTAAAAATAATCGACCAAGTTTTGATGCTTTCCTCTCCTTAGTTTCTCAATATTTCTCCGACTCTCCCGAACAAGTCCAAAAAGCCTTAGATGTCGTTCTCAACCGTAAATCTCTCACCGCAGCCGCGTTAGCCGCCTTTAATTTTGCCATCCATAGTCAACGCTATGCTCACCTCAAACCCCTATTTAATGATCTCCAGTCAAAGCAACAACAACTTTATCACCGTCGATATAACCCACCCCTTCCCGAACCGGAACAACCCATAGAACTTTATCGCATTCGTTTGCGAAACTATCAAAAAGATATTGCCGAATTAGAACAACAATGTCAACAGTTAGAAAAGCAGCTTTCCGCCGAAGTTCCCGAAATTCGACTCGACCATCAAACCCTCGATCGCCGCGCCGTTGCCTTAGAATTACCCCCTAATACGGTATTAGTAGAATATGTGCGGTTTGATCGCTATAATTTTACAGCCCCCAAAGGTGAAAAGTGGCAATCTGCCGAATATTGGGCGTTTATTTTACCTGCCCAAAAACCCGATGCGGTGCAGATGATTCCATTAGGACCAGCGCAACCGATTGATAATTTAATTGAAAAAGTGCGAAAAGTTTTATCCTTAGAAAATCCACCATCCACAATGGCAAGAGGAGGCGCGAAAAAAGGAAGTCAAACCCAATTAAACCCTTATGAATATCATCCCCAAGAACCCAACGCATTACGCGAAAAAATCTTTAGTCCTCTCGTTTATATCCTACAAAATTATCAAAACATTCTGATAGCTCCCGATTCCGAATTAAGCCTAATTCCCTTTGGAGTTTTGCCCGTCGATGAAACCGGCCAACAATTATTAAGAGATAAGTATCAAATCAGTTATCTCAGTAGTGGGCGAGATGTCTTAAGATGGAAACTGGAGACAGACCGTAAAGCTTCGGAATCCTTAATTATTGCCAATCCTAATTTTGACTATCCCAATCCTCCTAGTTTAACGAAATCTCCAACGGAAGGTTTAACGAAATCGGGAGTTTATCACAGCACCAAACCCGTTTTAAAAAGCCTATCTGCCGAGGGATTTGATCCCCTTCCCGAAACAGAACCCCTAGCCCAAACCATCGCCAAAAAATTAAACATTCCCAACTTATATTTAGGCGATAAAGCTCTCGAAACCCTGTTTTCTCAAACCTCCTGTCCGCGCTTTTTATTAATCGCGACTCATGGAGATTATGAAGCAGAAGATCCCTATTTTAAATTAACCTATCAATTGCTCAACTGTCCATCAGAAGAAGAAGCTAACAATCAGATATCACAAAATCGGGATTTAGTCAATCCCCAACTGCTGCTAGTGATGGAAACACAAGCCGAAACTTTTGTCAAACAAGGGAAACAAGACCACGCCCAATGGTTAAGAAACTTTGCCGAAAAAGTGTCAGAAGAATATAAAATATCCCGCGCACCCAATCCTATAGAAAACCCTTTTAATCGCTTTGCCGTTGCACCTGGTAATAATGCCATGATTCGGGGTTATTTAGCCTTTGCGGGGGCAAATACTTGGCGAAAAGGGCAGTCATTACCCCTCGAAGCAGGCAAAGGCAGACTATTAGCTCAGGATATCGCGGGCATTGATTTATGGGAAAATGAATTAACCATTTTAATTGCTTGTCAAACCGGCTTAGGAGATGTGCAATCAGGGGAGGGTGTTTTCGGGTTACGGCGGGCTTTTGCGGTAGCGGGATGTAAGGCTTTAATTATGAGTTTGTGGTCAGTTCCTACCCGTGTATCGCTGTTATTAATGGATGAATTTTTAAATCACGTTCAGCAGGGTTTAGGCAAGCGAGAATCTCTGGTTAAAGCCCAAAATTATATCCGCAATCTCACCATTCACAAGTTACAAGAGTTAAACTTAACGGGCGATCGCGATATTTTGGGTGAGTTTAAGGATAAAAGAATGCTTTCCCAGGAGTTTATGGACAATAACCCCGATTATAAATTATTATCTCATCCCTATTTTTGGGGTGCCTGGATTTCTCAGGGGGAATTGTAA
- a CDS encoding DUF29 domain-containing protein yields MTAIQSITTATTSLYEQDFYLWLQTNINLLKEGNFAEIDLENLLEELESMGRSDKNALKSNLRILLMHLLKYKYQHEKLTNSWNYTIREHRIRLEDTFKTSPSLYRFFEDIFNESYQDARELAAAETGLSIQIFPPESPFTKEEVLNPEFLPADNEPAENGENKE; encoded by the coding sequence ATGACAGCTATCCAATCAATCACAACGGCAACAACATCCCTTTATGAACAGGATTTTTATCTGTGGTTACAGACAAATATCAACTTATTAAAAGAGGGAAATTTTGCCGAAATCGATTTAGAAAACTTACTTGAGGAATTGGAAAGTATGGGTAGAAGCGATAAAAATGCTTTAAAAAGTAATCTGCGGATACTTCTCATGCACTTACTCAAGTATAAATATCAGCATGAAAAACTAACAAATAGTTGGAATTACACCATTCGAGAACATCGTATTCGCCTCGAAGATACCTTCAAAACCAGTCCGAGTTTATATCGGTTTTTTGAAGATATTTTTAATGAATCCTATCAAGATGCGAGAGAACTAGCCGCCGCTGAAACTGGTTTATCCATCCAGATATTTCCTCCAGAGTCTCCCTTTACTAAAGAAGAAGTGCTTAACCCTGAATTTTTACCGGCTGATAATGAGCCTGCCGAAAATGGCGAAAATAAGGAGTAA
- a CDS encoding type II toxin-antitoxin system Phd/YefM family antitoxin, with protein MKYLNLEEPDITLTAIVDEIAVNQSEVIITRNGLPVARIVPYSLPDATGKNYPLRGMPIKIAADFDEPMPEGTLWENE; from the coding sequence ATGAAATATCTAAACCTAGAGGAACCCGATATCACCCTAACAGCAATTGTTGATGAAATAGCTGTTAACCAGTCTGAAGTTATTATTACTCGCAACGGTTTACCAGTTGCTCGGATTGTTCCCTATTCGCTTCCTGATGCAACGGGGAAAAATTATCCCCTGCGAGGAATGCCAATCAAAATTGCCGCCGATTTTGATGAACCAATGCCTGAAGGGACGCTTTGGGAGAATGAATGA